The following proteins come from a genomic window of Metarhizium brunneum chromosome 2, complete sequence:
- the abcB_4 gene encoding ABC multidrug transporter B gives MTLLVFRQLLGRSVAGSCTIAAEDDFGPVVEGCLDNFDFTLLFQEAILSITPMGVTILLLLHRLLHLHKQPQKVYSGGLLQRAKLVAFAVFTTVQIALVAIAALPGTPTTAASLACAVVNLLGAAIMWVSSHLEHVRSVRPSLLLNAYFFFSLLFDIVRARTLWAISQNAAFASGFCASIGLKVVCLVLEAVEKQSILLPEYATYPSEATAGFFNRNFFLWLCPTLIRGFSKELVVTELEANDRSLEPNTHQSKLQALWNKWRRWNKKMSHSLLVTYAVHFRWKLAAAVIPRLCLIGFKFAQPFLVQSAVVYLSELNGQHSRNSGYGLIAAYIIVYVGIAISGTKAQHKAFRLITMIRGTLISQIFDHTLKLSTSSLNESKAVTLMSSDIERIGTGLRNVHEIWACIIEIALAMWLLQGQLGISIIATGLVTLFCTGGAVWVAKGAGDRQSVWLEAIQRRVHATANMLGSMRGVKMSGLTNDLSANIRKLRLEEISSSYEFRRLLVRVVNLSFMSTALTPVITFLVFSVLAKVNNSQTLTPEILFPALTLFELLASPVSVLIETLGGVMSAVGSFQRIGEYLATEVHVDSRNNVTYEKHGSFGLEMPPIIPRSIISMGRRGLENCVEVSKLSVGYGTNEAPVLKELNFEIKTSQIAMIIGPVGCGKSTLIHALLGEIPKTSGSIHIAFQEAAYCSQTAWITNGTVRQNILGEREMDEAWYNTVIHVCALDTDLEQFHGSDLSMVGSKGVRLSGGQQMRLALARALYSRKAVIFLDDIFSGLDSTTEEKIFARLFGHDGLFRKQKTTVIMATNAVHRLSSADHIIALSSDGRVLEQGSFEELQATGAYTRALAPSKRKTASAGDPMTTQINTQLSHAIAPEVPKGLQRRTGDGTVYNYYIATFGWYKWSILMFFAACYGLLTVFPQVWVNWWATANVKQPSSQLAYYVGIYAALSILSVVALFASCWHLIINLVPKTALKVHDTLLRTVLNAPMSFFAKTDTGVTLNRFSQDLELIDMELPLSVINTVIIFAVIIAQSVLICVTGRYVAAVLPLCVGIVYAVQKYYLRTSRQLRLLDIEAKSPLFSHFLEALSGLATIRAFGWQNGYLEESKRILELSQRPYYMLFCVQRWLGLVLDLIVTGIAVVLVSIGVEAKGVVDTGLMGLALVNIVSFSTNLKFLVTNWTLLETSIGAVSRVRSFEQGTESENNDDGRQRQPPSDWPSAGAITFEGVTARFDESLEKNVLRDVSLTIKGGQRIGICGRSGSGKSSLVSTLFRLLDPHAGRITIDSIDISTLARHEVRSRLTAIPQEPYLLTGTIRVNVDPFGRASDEQIIRVLETVGLWKLVQEKGGLDAVMTEGSFSHGQRQLVCLARAMTRESCVLVMDEASSSLDVKTDALFQQVIRSEFAKHTIIAVAHRLDTVVDFDYVAVLDDGVVVEFDAPEELLKRPSAFRELYEAQKGETIEEEDEEISDSTTANEKWGWMWE, from the exons ATGACTTTGCTCGTCTTTCGTCAACTCCTTGGTCGCTCCGTGGCTGGAAGCTGCACCATTGCCGCCGAAGATGATTTTGGGCCAGTCGTCGAGGGATGTTTGGACAACTTTGACTTTACGCTTCTATTCCAAGAAGCTATCCTCTCCATAACCCCGATGGGCGTGACGATTCTCCTACtgcttcatcgtcttctGCATTTGCACAAGCAGCCTCAAAAAGTCTATTCTGGAGGTTTACTGCAGAGAGCTAAACTG GTTGCATTCGCCGTCTTCACAACGGTCCAGATTGCGCTCGTTGCCATTGCAGCCCTTCCCGGCACCCCGACTACGGCAGCATCGCTGGCATGTGCTGTGGTCAACCTGCTCGGGGCGGCCATCATGTGGGTTTCATCTCATCTGGAGCATGTGCGCTCGGTCCGGCCGTCTCTGCTTTTGAACGCCTACTTCTTCTTTTCGCTTCTTTTCGATATTGTACGGGCGCGGACCCTCTGGGCAATCTCGCAGAATGCCGCGTTTGCCAGTGGCTTCTGCGCTTCAATTGGCTTGAAAGTCGTCTGTTTGGtcctcgaggccgtggagaAGCAAAGCATTCTTCTTCCCGAATACGCCACGTATCCGTCTGAAGCCACGGCCGGCTTTTTCAATCGCAACTTCTTTCTCTGGCTGTGTCCAACGTTGATCCGTGGCTTCAGCAAAGAGCTGGTCGTTACAGAGCTCGAGGCCAACGACAGGTCACTGGAACCGAATACCCATCAGAGCAAGCTCCAGGCGCTCTGGAACAAGTGGAGGAGatggaacaagaagatgTCTCACTCGCTTCTCGTGACGTATGCCGTTCACTTTCGATGGAAGCTCGCGGCGGCCGTCATTCCCCGACTCTGTTTGATCGGCTTCAAATTTGCGCAACCGTTCCTGGTTCAGTCAGCTGTCGTCTACCTCTCCGAGCTGAATGGCCAACATTCGAGAAACTCGGGCTATGGGCTGATCGCAGCGTACATCATTGTTTATGTTGGAATTGCG ATCAGCGGTACGAAAGCACAGCACAAAGCATTTCGTCTCATCACAATGATCAGAGGAACTCTGATTAGCCAGATTTTCGACCATACCCTCAAACTCAGCACATCCTCTTTAAACGAGTCCAAAGCCGTTACGCTAATGAGTTCTGATATCGAGAGAATCGGCACAGGATTGCGCAACGTGCATGAAATTTGGGCTTGCATCATTGAGATAGCACTGGCCATGTGGTTACTCCAAGGTCAACTCGGAATATCGATTATCGCGACTGGACTCGTCACTCTAT TCTGCACTGGTGGCGCGGTCTGGGTAGCAAAAGGTGCTGGAGACCGTCAAAGCGTCTGGCTTGAAGCGATTCAAAGGCGAGTCCATGCAACGGCAAATATGCTGGGCTCGATGAGGGGCGTCAAGATGTCCGGCCTCACCAATGACTTGTCGGCCAATATTCGGAAATTGCGTCTCGAGGAAATTAGTTCTTCATACGAGTTCAGAAGATTGCTTGTCCGCGTCGTGAATCTAT CTTTCATGTCAACCGCTCTGACTCCCGTCATTACGTTCCTCGTCTTTAGCGTTTTGGCCAAAGTCAACAATTCTCAAACACTGACTCCCGAAATCCTATTCCCCGCCTTGACACTGTTTGAACTCCTAGCTTCTCCTGTTTCCGTACTAATTGAAACCCTTGGAGGTGTCATGTCGGCGGTCGGTTCCTTCCAGCGAATCGGCGAGTATCTCGCGACGGAAGTACACGTTGACAGCAGGAACAACGTCACATACGAGAAACACGGGTCTTTTGGACTAGAAATGCCTCCAATTATCCCCAGGTCAATCATCTCGATGGGAAGACGGGGGTTAGAAAACTGTGTGGAGGTGTCCAAACTAAGTGTCGGTTATGGCACCAACGAGGCGCCAGTTTTGAAGGAGCTTAATTTTGAGATCAAGACGTCGCAAATTGCTATGATTATTGGTCCAGTGGGATGTGGCAAGTCAACATTGATTCATGCATTACTCGGTGAGATACCCAAGACTTCCGGCTCCATCCATATAGCCTTTCAAGAGGCGGCGTACTGCAGCCAGACAGCCTGGATTACGAATGGGACGGTACGCCAGAATATTCTGGGGGAACGGGAGATGGATGAAGCCTGGTACAACACTGTCATCCATGTGTGCGCCCTAGATACCGATCTTGAACAGTTTCATGGATCTGATCTGTCCATGGTGGGAAGCAAAGGCGTCAGGTTGAGTGGAGGCCAACAGATGCGTCTG GCGCTTGCAAGAGCACTCTACTCGCGTAAAGCAGTCATTTTCCTTGACGACATCTTCAGTGGCTTGGACTCAACGACGGAAGAGAAGATTTTTGCGCGCCTCttcggccacgacggcctcTTCCGGAAACAAAAGACAACAGTCATCATGGCAACCAATGCTG TTCATCGCCTGTCCTCAGCAGACCACATCATTGCCCTCAGCAGCGACGGCCGAGTCCTCGAGCAGGGCAGTTTCGAAGAGTTGCAAGCTACCGGTGCTTACACGCGCGCGCTGGCACCATCGAAACGCAAGACGGCGTCTGCAGGAGACCCCATGACGACGCAGATCAATACTCAGTTGTCACATGCAATAGCCCCGGAGGTTCCAAAAGGCTTGCAAAGACGCACGGGCGATGGAACAGTGTATAACTACTACATAGCCACTTTCGGCTGGTACAAGTGGTCAATTCTCATGTTCTTCGCTGCGTGCTACGGTCTATTGACCGTCTTCCCTC AGGTGTGGGTTAATTGGTGGGCAACGGCAAACGTGAAGCAGCCGAGTTCACAGCTTGCATACTATGTTGGCATCTACGCCGCCCTTAGCATTCTGTCTGTTGTAGCGCTATTTGCATCTTGCTG GCatctcatcatcaacttgGTCCCAAAGACAGCCCTGAAAGTACACGACACTCTACTTCGGACTGTTCTCAA TGCACCCATGTCCTTTTTCGCCAAGACCGACACTGGCGTCACACTCAACAGATTCAGCCAGGACCTGGAGCTCATTGACATGGAACTCCCTCTGTCAGTCATCAACACCGTCATAA TTTTCGCAGTCATCATCGCCCAAAGCGTTTTAATCTGCGTGACTGGCCGCTACGTTGCTGCGGTTCTTCCCTTGTGTGTTGGCATCGTCTATGCCGTGCAAAAGTATTACCTCCGCACGTCGCGGCAGTTGCGGTTACTCGACATCGAAGCAAAATCACCTCTATTTTCACACTTCCTAGAAGCCCTTTCGGGGCTGGCTACCATTCGCGCGTTTGGCTGGCAGAATGGATATCTCGAGGAGAGCAAGCGCATCCTCGAGCTGTCACAACGCCCTTACTACATGTTGTTCTGTGTGCAAAGATGGCTAGGCTTGGTTCTTGATCTCATCGTCACCGGCATCGCCGTGGTGCTTGTGTCGATTGGCGTTGAGGCCAAGGGTGTTGTTGACACAGGGCTGATGGGGCTGGCGCTGGTGAACATTGTGAGTTTTAGCACGAATTTGAAGTTCTTGGTGACCAACTGGACATTGCTGGAAACATCCATCGGTGCTGTTTCGCGCGTCCGTAGCTTTGAGCAGGGCACCGAGTCGGAGAACAACGACGATGGGCGACAAAGACAGCCGCCGAGCGATTGGCCGAGCGCGGGTGCAATCACATTTGAAGGCGTGACGGCGCGGTTTGA CGAATCACTAGAAAAGAATGTCCTCCGTGACGTGTCCTTGACCATCAAAGGAGGGCAACGCATCGGCATTTGCGGGCGAAGCGGCAG TGGAAAGTCTTCTCTAGTTTCCACTCTGTTCCGCCTCCTGGATCCCCATGCCGGCCGCATCACCATCGACTCCATCGACATTTCCACTCTCGCACGGCATGAAGTTCGCTCGCGTCTTACCGCCATTCCCCAAGAACCTTACCTGCTTACAGGGACCATCCGCGTAAACGTGGATCCATTCGGCCGGGCATCAGATGAACAGATAATCAGAGTGCTCGAGACGGTCGGATTGTGGAAGTTGGTCCAGGAGAAGggtggccttgatgccgtgaTGACTGAAGGTTCATTCTCACACGGCCAGCGCCAGCTTGTGTGTCTTGCGCGCGCCATGACGAGAGAGAGTTGTGTGCTTGTCATGGATGAGGCGAGTAGCAG TCTTGACGTCAAAACGGATGCACTTTTTCAGCAAGTTATCCGCTCCGAATTTGCAAAGCACACGATTATAGCAGTAGCGCACCGCCTGGACACCGTAGTGGACTTTGATTACGTTGCTGTGCTAGACGACGGAGTGGTGGTAGAGTTTGATGCGCCAGAGGAGTTGCTCAAGCGCCCATCGGCGTTTAGAGAGCTTTACGAAGCACAGAAGGGGGAAACGatcgaggaagaggatgaggAGATATCAGATTCGACTACTGCGAATGAGAAGTGGGGATGGATGTGGGAATAA
- the FAS1_1 gene encoding Fatty acid synthase subunit beta: protein MDVSAAITEPPTPFWSSTDTATGSENTDSSPSSLIVVDPSKASQHITLEHGDFSYRWNVPKPHYSYVLRSKEQFLATISAGDEEETSFSSNVELVSRFLLHLIEQDELDGCKTSMKAREECIEALLWRLETDFLRGADIHTLACQLPGNAKQRQVVIQAYTAAMVCTKREDNRAELETALFPSSTEKTTRTYAIFGGQGNTLDYFGELRTVYKTYRPLIERFLIVAEQTFQDILANASAARTRQYCRGMAILQWLREPQSTPDQDYLLSAPVSCPLIGLLQLVNFAVICRCLRESPGDILSHLSGMTGHSQGVAVAAVLATVTTWDSFDAALVKALTILFHVGSAAQGATSQVTISSNISAETVKNGMGLPSPMLNVVGCRLEQLETYINDLNIRLEPHQRVFIGLKNGLLNFVVSGPVLSLYSLSCMLRKVKATPGTDQSKIRFSARKPDFSYRFLPVSAPFHTSHLHCAQEAALRELDTLQLATSELKLPVHHSSNGIDMRTLKKQNIVPDLVQMILCELNDWPLSTAFTNATHVLDFGPGGLSGVGMMLHRNQEGTGVRVIMAGLAEGKSIECGYRSEIFAKKVTFSENWNRVYSPSLIQPTTTDMHIENRMTRLLGLPPVMVAGMTPTTSSWEFVSAVMNSGYHVELAAGGFHNAEQLITAINSLIHSIPAGRGICVNIIYASPKQVRWQIPLLQRLRSEGFPIDGLTFGAGVPSVEVAREYMAMGFRYLSFKPGSAFDIDQVIAIARLDETYPILMQWTGGRGGGHHSFEDFHDPILKLYGRIRRCSNIILLAGSGFGGAADTYPYLSGTWSTSFGRPPMPFDGILLGSRMMVAKEAKTSQGCKEAIVAAPGVKDESSWEQSYNQPTGGIVTVKSEMGQPIHKIATRGVLFWKEMDEKIFSIADKSKRREKLQEMRSYIIQKLNNDFQKVWFGRDDMGNCIDLEDMTYAEVLRRLVQLLYVAKESRWIDMSFMRLTADFTRRMYSRLLPSSPSIETYFGLRDPQKAVPNIISQCPTAATQVISYSDARYLVLLCKLPGQKPPPFLLDMDDDFEVWFKKDSLWQSEDLAAVVGEDAGRTCILQGPVAAKYSTRVDEPVGEILDSINRGLISNIMKDRYSDNVACVPQSQASSTVPWTAPFTPRHCFVQYEGKKTRYHLAKSIESEQLPDTEKWLQMIAGCSGTWLHTFLTSSVVSQGSKIVANPIRRALSPIKGMLVEVTETGSPEEAAIAVFDLKSETSLSSFSRPSLVIRKEKDILATFYTHETVDRATVSVTFKFTYHPEMPLHPIHEIMEGRNERLRSLYYQLWFGADVVDRFPSPRGKKRPSISHVQPCDSIPENSEPEMPQSIQAGFPFQLDRIERNTFSELSDESLGVASLENFIFNNRGLTISSSGIQAFLNNVGHEGHMTSPRGSDEKTAPLDFAIVVAWQAMIKAIFPTAINGDFMKLVHLSNEFKMLGDGAPLRSHDRVSTHAEILAIRNEPAGRVVEVGAIIERDSIPVLEVISQFLFRGSYTDLGVCFEKKVQPKTYILLDTPAKVTVLKSKQWFQLVDSEMDLLGETVIFELKSLTRPGQDSNYLNVQTVGQVYRQHAVTKTRHVIANVHYQCEKTIGNPVIDYLQRHGSSVDVVKQKDAPQPLGDQESLRFTSPATNHGYASASGDFNPIHVSEPFSKYANLPGTITHGMFTSAAVRQLVDKAAGINKNVRMRSYKCNFVDMVLPGTQLEVKVNHTATKHGLRVLSFHATNIITGNKVLIGEAEVDQQPSAYIFTGQGSQTPGMGMDLYTTSEVAKEVWDSADRFFFETYGFMISDIVKRNPKRLTIHFGGRRGRKIRQNYMDMTTDCNGQPRPVFKSITATTTKYTFQHSAGLLYSTEFAQPALTILGNAQFLHLKSHGLVDPNALFAGHSLGEYTALSAIGAIMPFEQILSVVFYRGLVMQSSVTRDANGCSHFSLMAINPSRIRKGLTTETLQTLVSAIAAATGNLLELVNFNVAGQQYVAAGTLPALDCLTYVANYMTTHPTELEPSHLAKGTKLPAVIEMWAEQASKKPEPTQLKRGLATIPLDGIDVPFHSSFLRSEIDAFRSVLHSYIKPDAIDARRLVGKYISNVTGKPFDISYRAVREVYEQTGSEILRSLLTRLCTLQYEG from the exons ATGGATGTCTCAGCTGCCATAACAGAGCCTCCAACACCATTCTGGAGTTCCACGGATACGGCAACCGGCTCAGAAAATACAGATTCCTCTCCAAGCTCACTCATCGTTGTTGATCCATCAAAAGCCTCACAACATATTACGCTTGAACATGGCGATTTTTCCTACCGATGGAATGTTCCTAAACCTCATTATAGCTACGTATTGCGTTCAAAAGAACAGTTTCTGGCAACAATAAGCGCaggtgatgaagaagaaacgtCCTTCTCATCAAATGTTGAGTTGGTGTCCAGATTCTTGCTCCATCTGATAGAGCAGGATGAGCTTGACGGCTGTAAAACGTCCATGAAAGCTCGAGAGGAATGCATCGAAGCTCTCTTGTGGAGACTGGAAACAGATTTCCTCCGAGGTGCCGATATTCACACATTAGCATGTCAGCTGCCAGGAAATGCTAAGCAGCGACAAGTTGTCATTCAAGCATACACGGCCGCCATGGTTTGCACAAAACGCGAGGATAATCGAGCAGAGCTAGAAACAGCCCTGTTCCCCTCCTCCACCGAGAAAACCACAAGGACATATGCCATTTtcggcggccaaggcaacaCCCTAGATTATTTTGGGGAGTTGCGGACTGTGTACAAAACATATAGACCCCTTATTGAGAGGTTTCTAATCGTGGCTGAGCAAACCTTTCAAGACATACTAGCAAACGCTTCCGCTGCTCGAACAAGACAATACTGTCGAGGCATGGCCATCCTACAATGGCTTCGTGAGCCACAATCGACGCCGGATCAAGATTATCTTCTCTCCGCTCCCGTCAGTTGCCCGTTGAttggcctcctccagcttgtGAACTTTGCCGTCATATGTCGCTGCCTCAGAGAATCGCCTGGAGATATTCTAAGTCATTTGTCTGGTATGACTGGGCATAGCCAAGGCGTCGCAGTAGCGGCAGTTCTTGCAACAGTGACGACTTGGGACAGCTTCGATGCTGCTCTCGTCAAAGCCCTCACCATACTGTTTCATGTTGGGTCTGCTGCCCAAGGGGCAACTTCTCAAGTCACTATATCTTCAAATATCTCGGCAGAAACCGTAAAGAATGGCATGGGACTCCCCTCGCCTATGCTAAATGTCGTTGGATGCCGTCTGGAGCAGCTTGAAACCTACATCAACGACCTGAACATTCGCCTGGAGCCCCATCAGCGCGTTTTCATAGGCCTCAAAAATGGTCTTTTAAATTTTGTCGTCTCGGGGCCCGTGCTGTCTCTGTATAGCTTATCTTGCATGTTGCGCAAGGTCAAGGCTACTCCTGGCACGGATCAATCCAAGATTAGGTTCTCCGCCCGAAAGCCCGACTTCTCGTATCGTTTCTTGCCTGTCTCTGCTCCATTTCACACATCACATCTACATTGTGCACAAGAAGCAGCCCTCCGAGAACTCGACACACTTCAGCTCGCCACGTCTGAGCTGAAGTTGCCGGTACATCACAGCAGCAATGGAATAGACATGAGGACTCTCAAGAAGCAAAATATTGTCCCTGATTTAGTTCAAATGATTCTTTGCGAGCTGAACGACTGGCCGTTATCGACCGCCTTCACCAATGCCACCCACGTTCTCGATTTCGGCCCAGGTGGCCTTTCGGGCGTAGGAATGATGCTGCACCGCAACCAAGAAGGGACAGGTGTAAGGGTCATTATGGCAGGCCTAGCCGAGGGTAAATCCATCGAATGTGGTTATCGATCAGAGATATTTGCCAAAAAGGTCACTTTCAGTGAGAACTGGAACCGAGTCTATTCGCCAAGCCTCATCCAACCGACAACGACCGATATGCACATCGAGAATCGAATGACTCGACTTTTGGGACTGCCCCCTGTAATGGTAGCCGGAATGACACCGACCACTTCATCTTGGGAGTTTGTTAGCGCTGTCATGAACTCGGGATACCATGTCGAACTGGCCGCAGGCGGCTTTCACAACGCCGAGCAATTGATAACCGCTATTAACAGTCTTATCCATTCTATCCCAGCTGGCCGAGGAATATGCGTCAACATTATTTACGCAAGCCCCAAGCAAGTCCGGTGGCAGATTCCCCTGTTGCAGAGACTACGATCCGAAGGTTTCCCTATCGACGGACTCACTTTTGGTGCCGGCGTTCCGTCTGTTGAAGTGGCAAGGGAATACATGGCAATGGGTTTTCGGTATTTGTCTTTCAAACCAGGCTCAGCATTTGATATTGATCAAGTCATTGCCATTGCCCGGCTCGACGAGACCTACCCTATACTGATGCAATGGACAGGCGGTCGAGGAGGGGGCCACCATTCCTTTGAAGATTTCCACGATCCTATTCTGAAGCTATACGGACGAATTAGGCGATGCTCTAATATCATCCTACTAGCTGGGAGCGGGTTTGGAGGAGCTGCGGACACTTATCCATATCTCTCAGGCACTTGGTCGACGTCGTTTGGCCGCCCTCCGATGCCATTTGATGGCATACTTCTCGGAAGCCGCATGATGGTTGCTAAAGAGGCCAAGACTAGTCAAGGCTGCAAAGAAGCCATTGTCGCGGCCCCTGGTGTGAAGGATGAATCGTCCTGGGAACAGAGCTACAACCAGCCAACAGGAGGCATAGTCACTGTCAAGAGTGAGATGGGCCAACCAATTCACAAAATAGCAACCAGAGGTGTCCTATTCTGGAAAGAAATGGACGAGAAAATCTTCAGCATTGCTGACAAGTCCAAGAGACGCGAAAAACTCCAAGAGATGAGGTCATATATTATTCAGAAGCTGAATAATGACTTTCAAAAAGTTTGGTTCGGGCGTGACGACATGGGAAATTGTATAGACCTGGAGGATATGACCTATGCGGAAGTCCTTCGACGGCTGGTGCAGCTGCTCTACGTGGCCAAAGAGTCGCGCTGGATCGATATGAGCTTCATGAGGTTGACGGCAGACTTCACAAGGCGCATGTACAGCCGGCTACTGCCATCTAGTCCCAGTATCGAAACGTATTTCGGCCTACGAGACCCGCAAAAGGCAGTGCCAAATATCATCTCCCAATGCCCGACGGCGGCAACACAGGTCATCAGTTACAGCGATGCGCGGTATCTTGTCCTGCTGTGCAAACTCCCGGGTCAGAAGCCTCCGCCCTTTTTGCTCGACATGGATGACGACTTTGAAGTGTGGTTCAAGAAGGACTCACTGTGGCAGTCGGAGGACTTGGCTGCCGTTGTGGGCGAGGATGCTGGCCGAACATGCATCTTGCAAGGACCAGTAGCAGCCAAGTACTCAACACGCGTCGACGAACCTGTCGGTGAAATCTTGGACTCAATCAACCGCGGCCTAATTTCGAATATCATGAAGGACCGCTATAGTGACAACGTGGCGTGCGTTCCCCAGTCACAGGCGAGTTCGACCGTGCCGTGGACTGCTCCATTCACACCTCGCCATTGCTTCGTTCAATATGAAGGCAAGAAGACTCGCTATCATCTTGCAAAGTCAATCGAGAGCGAGCAGTTGCCTGACACTGAAAAATGGCTGCAAATGATTGCCGGATGTTCCGGAACTTGGCTACACACATTCCTCACTTCAAGCGTCGTCTCGCAAGGGTCCAAAATTGTTGCCAATCCAATCCGCAGGGCACTTTCACCAATCAAGGGTATGCTTGTAGAAGTCACAGAAACCGGTTCCCCCGAGGAGGCGGCAATAGCTGTCTTTGACTTGAAGTCAGAAACTTCATTGTCATCCTTTTCGAGGCCCTCTTTAGTAATTCGAAAAGAGAAGGATATCCTTGCGACATTTTATACCCATGAGACCGTCGACCGGGCCACTGTCTCTGTGACATTCAAATTCACATATCATCCGGAAATGCCACTGCACCCAATACATGAGATTATGGAAGGTCGAAACGAGAGACTTCGCTCTCTCTACTACCAGCTATGGTTTGGCGCCGATGTGGTTGATCGCTTTCCATCCCCGCGTGGCAAGAAGCGACCATCAATTTCACACGTTCAACCATGCGACTCCATCCCAGAGAATAGCGAGCCCGAAATGCCGCAGTCTATTCAAGCAGGCTTTCCATTCCAGCTTGATCGCATAGAAAGGAACACATTTTCGGAGCTGAGTGATGAGTCGCTCGGTGTGGCCTCCTTGGAAAATTTTATTTTCAACAATCGTGGCTTGActatttcttcttctgggatACAAGCTTTTCTTAACAATGTTGGACATGAGGGACATATGACTTCACCGCGTGGATCGGATGAGAAAACGGCACCTCTTGATTTTGCCATTGTGGTAGCTTGGCAGGCCATGATCAAAGCCATCTTTCCCACCGCCATTAATGGAGATTTTATGAAGTTGGTTCATCTTTCGAACGAGTTCAAGATGCTCGGTGATGGCGCCCCGTTGAGAAGCCATGACCGTGTCAGCACCCATGCGGAGATTCTGGCAATCCGCAATGAACCAGCCGGTCGTGTGGTCGAGGTTGGCGCAATCATAGAAAGGGACTCCATACCAGTCTTAGAGGTGATATCCCAATTTCTTTTCCGAGGCAGCTACACTGATCTCGGTGTCTGCTTCGAGAAGAAGGTCCAGCCTAAGACGTATATCCTTTTGGACACTCCGGCCAAGGTCACCGTGTTGAAGAGTAAGCAGTGGTTTCAATTAGTCGACTCAGAAATGGATTTGTTAGGCGAAACCGTCATCTTCGAGTTGAAAAGCCTAACCCGCCCCGGCCAAGACTCCAATTACCTCAATGTCCAAACAGTCGGGCAAGTCTACCGTCAGCATGCGGTTACCAAGACGCGCCACGTTATTGCCAATGTACACTACCAATGCGAAAAGACCATCGGCAACCCAGTCATCGACTATCTTCAGCGCCATGGGTCTTCTGTTGATGTGGTAAAACAGAAAGATGCCCCTCAGCCGCTTGGAGATCAGGAGTCGCTACGCTTCACCTCCCCAGCAACTAATCACGGTTATGCCTCTGCGTCTGGAGACTTTAACCCTATCCATGTCTCGGAGCCCTTTTCCAAATATGCAAACTTACCCGGCACAATCACACACGGCATGTTTACAAGCGCGGCTGTCCGACAACTAGTTGACAAGGCGGCTGGCATTAATAAGAATGTTCGCATGCGGTCGTACAAGTGCAATTTTGTTGATATGGTTCTTCCAGGTACTCAACTAGAAGTAAAAGTCAACCATACGGCCACTAAGCACGGCCTACGAGTACTCTCGTTTCACGCGACTAATATAATAACCGGGAACAAGGTCCTCATAGGTGAAGCTGAGGTTGATCAGCAGCCTTCAGCATACATATTCACTGGACAAGGCAGCCAGACACCTGGAATGGGCATGGATCTATACACCACATCGGAGGTCGCCAAAGAAGTCTGGGACTCCGCGGACAGGTTCTTCTTCGAAACTTATG GTTTTATGATTAGCGATATCGTGAAACGTAACCCAAAGCGGTTGACCATTCACTTTGgcggccggcgcgggcggaAGATTCGACAGAACTACATGGACATGACAACAGATTGCAACGGCCAGCCGCGGCCAGTATTCAAATCCATCACTGCAACCACAACGAAATACACCTTTCAACACAGCGCTGGGCTACTTTACAGCACCGAATTCGCTCAGCCGGCTCTCACCATCTTGGGAAATGCGCAGTTTCTCCACCTCAAATcccatggcctcgtcgaccccAATGCCCTCTTTGCCGGCCATTCTCTTGGAGAGTACACAGCGCTCAGCGCGATTGGTGCCATTATGCCTTTTGAGCAGATTCTCTCCGTCGTCTTCTATCGCGGCCTGGTGATGCAGTCCAGCGTCACTCGCGACGCCAACGGATGCTCCCACTTCTCGTTAATGGCCATTAACCCGTCGCGCATCAGAAAAGGTTTGACCACGGAGACTCTACAGACCCTGGTTTCTGCCATCGCTGCTGCTACCGGTAATCTGCTAGAATTGGTCAACTTTAATGTAGCAGGGCAGCAGTATGTGGCTGCCGGGACACTCCCAGCGCTCGATTGCCTGACATATGTGGCGAATTACATGACTACACATCCAACCGAGTTGGAGCCCTCTCACTTGGCCAAGGGCACCAAGCTCCCAGCCGTGATAGAAATGTGGGCGGAACAGGCTtccaagaagccagagcCTACGCAGTTGAAGCGCGGTCTCGCCACTATCCCTCTGGACGGCATTGACGTGCCTTTCCACAGCTCGTTTCTGAGATCAGAGATTGATGCGTTTCGGAGTGTGCTGCATAGTTATATCAAGCCAGATGCTATCGATGCTCGACGACTTGTGGGCAAGTATATAAGTAATGTGACTGGGAAACCATTTGACATTTCCTACCGTGCAGTACGGGAGGTGTACGAGCAGACAGGTAGTGAGATATTGAGGAGTTTATTAACTAGATTATGCACACTGCAATATGAAGGATAA